Proteins encoded together in one Undibacterium sp. CCC3.4 window:
- a CDS encoding response regulator, which produces MTSVLPLNCEDLHVMVIDDDDFQIDFVSDLLGELGVKHISTALGGRLGLQEFDRCERKPDLLLCDIQMPEIDGFEMMKELSERKYQGGVILMSGQGAKVLYSASLVAQLARQNFLGTLEKPLQKHMLQSTIKKLIEA; this is translated from the coding sequence ATGACTAGCGTACTCCCCCTCAATTGTGAAGACCTGCATGTGATGGTCATCGACGATGATGATTTTCAAATCGACTTCGTTTCTGACCTCTTGGGCGAACTTGGCGTCAAGCACATCAGTACCGCGCTCGGCGGCCGGCTGGGTTTACAAGAATTCGACCGGTGCGAACGCAAACCGGATTTACTGTTATGCGATATCCAAATGCCGGAAATTGATGGCTTTGAAATGATGAAAGAGCTCAGCGAACGCAAGTACCAAGGTGGCGTGATTTTGATGTCTGGCCAGGGTGCGAAAGTTTTGTACTCAGCTTCCTTAGTGGCACAACTGGCGCGGCAAAATTTTTTAGGGACTCTGGAAAAGCCACTGCAAAAACATATGCTGCAAAGTACCATCAAAAAATTGATTGAAGCCTGA